A part of Syngnathus acus chromosome 20, fSynAcu1.2, whole genome shotgun sequence genomic DNA contains:
- the si:ch211-230g15.5 gene encoding polyhomeotic-like protein 3 isoform X2, with product MDKEAGGASQSDRGPASSSSSDSAAAGTPTPPRLTPNPMLLQDLPAPPQTPVTSSPPPPLTPAPSLSTPKMAAAARTSSPHVLVPAPPKLTTTASSALRTYARPILPCASKTTAHVSSSSVGGTTSSPSLSTTASSAKTSMVLTNGSTRSVPAPTSNTITPFHTPASPPGRQVPQPHPAGSPGSARHRTSQQALLLGKGLKGSGQEQVLLRTQMVSNAGTPSGAVGRRLTVASSCLVSVCGAQLQSVTQRPPLPAALAAPPSLRLKPPASAPPPLSRPQTALFPPLRPRPPTAPCRHLSVPPPTLYSPVRAVPLRPKLQCVRALSPWVSAALQTQPPPTEIGVLPVTVPPLAASSSETPPSASRRLQIIALSSARPPQSVARPTLSRREALPLSQSVASPPRRKDSEAPPAGLHDVHVTEKDQRREDEDEPVKMEAKKEADLLERQQMEVTEEDHGDREQPMELQEEGAAAEVPSPVARPQALKEPPTESNITETDLPEALPVRPPEACVRAIEAPELPADGTGQEELCERVTDDRGDIINESVSAHSDNHSALSSLSSQSPPSSPWTDPASHAAAQPLNLSRSQPAVENRRASETATEAEPPPDPSEDGPEDRATDRPWQTGPWPQGRDVLTHVVEGFVIQEGLQPFPAAPSPPAQEVNGSKTAVTATEEATEHSEHSTDSQDEDGKDAQQHGTRASHCERTVLHCQFCGKRGHAHNFMRSKRFCSTSCARGFNVRLTKRLRALSAGSRGDRPTRPVLNRAQSVPGKPLLLRLPRDLWSAGRREKDAKEDKKVVVATEEEHRQEDEEEEEEDMEAAGEEEEQEDEGEEEPAAAVSTRMESPASERVRMSPAATPTTPTSTFKPEPSQWTVEDVTAFIHTLPGCGEVSSAFRLQEIDGQALLLLTEEHLMGSMNIKLGPALKICAHINALKNL from the exons ATGGACAAGGAGGCGGGCGGCGCGAGCCAATCAGACCGCGGAccggcctcctcttcctcctccgaTTCGGCCGCCGCCGGCACACCAACGCCACCCCGCCTCACACCCAACCCCATGCTGCTGCAGGACTTGCCGGCACCCCCGCAGACGCCCGTCACGTCCTCCCCGCCGCCACCGCTCACTCCCGCGCCATCCCTCTCCACAcccaagatggcggcggcaGCCAGGACTTCCTCCCCTCACGTCCTGGTCCCCGCCCCCCCTAAACTGACCACCACGGCGAGTTCCGCCCTTCGTACGTACGCTCGCCCCATACTGCCCTGCGCTTCCAAGACCACCGCGCACGTCTCGTCTTCTTCTGTAGGGGGCACCACTTCTTCGCCAtctttgtcaacaaccgccTCTTCAGCCAAAACATCCATGGTACTGACCAATGGGAGCACAAGGAGTGTTCCCGCGCCGACCTCCAACACCATTACGCCCTTCCACACGCCCGCTAGTCCACCTGGAAGACAG GTGCCACAGCCTCACCCGGCAGGCTCGCCCGGGTCCGCCAGGCACAGGACTTCCCAACAGGCCTTGCTCCTGGGAAAAGGTCTCAAAGGCTCCGGGCAAGAGCAGGTGCTGCTCAGAACTCAGATG GTGAGCAACGCGGGCACGCCGAGCGGCGCTGTCGGCCGCCGCTTGACAGTGGCCTCTTCTTGTCTCGTGTCCGTTTGTGGCGCGCAGCTTCAGAGCGTGACGCAGAGGCCGCCCCTGCCCGCCGCCTTGGCTGCGCCCCCCTCCCTGCGCCTGAAGCCCCCCGCCTCGGCCCCGCCTCCACTCTCCCGCCCGCAGACGGCGCTCTTCCCTCCTCTGAGGCCACGTCCTCCAACCGCGCCCTGCCGCCACCTGTCGGTACCGCCTCCGA CGCTCTACTCGCCGGTGCGAGCCGTCCCTCTGCGCCCCAAACTGCAGTGCGTGCGAGCGCTGTCGCCGTGGGTTTCCGCCGCTCTCCAGACGCAGCCACCGCCGACTGAGATCGGCGTCCTCCCCGTGACCGTCCCGCCGCTCGCCGCTTCGTCCTCGGAGACACCGCCATCCGCATCCAGGCGCCTACAAATTATCGCTCTCTCTTCAGCCCGCCCGCCGCAGTCTGTCGCACGGCCGACTTTGAGCAGACGGGAAGCGCTTCCGCTTTCTCAAAGTGTCGCGTCGCCTCCCCGCCGGAAGGACAGCGAGGCTCCGCCGGCGGGCCTCCACGATGTCCATGTGACTGAAAAAGACCAAAGACGGGAAGATGAGGACGAACCAGTCAAGATGGAGGCGAAGAAGGAAGCTGACCTTCTGGAGAGACAGCAAATGGAGGTGACGGAAGAAGACCACGGTGACCGGGAACAGCCCATGGAGCTGCAAGAGGAAGGCGCCGCCGCTGAGGTGCCATCACCTGTCGCTCGGCCACAAGCGCTCAAAGAGCCGCCGACAGAATCAAACATCACCGAGACTGATCTTCCGGAAGCGCTTCCTGTCCGGCCTCCGGAAGCTTGCGTACGTGCCATCGAGGCGCCGGAACTTCCTGCAGACGGGACCGGCCAGGAGGAACTCTGTGAACGCGTCACTGACGACAGAGGTGACATCATCAACGAGAGCGTGTCGGCGCACTCCGACAACCACTCAG CATTGTCCAGCCTGTCATCACAGTCCCCACCCTCGTCTCCGTGGACGGATCCCGCGTCTCACGCCGCTGCCCAGCCGCTCAACCTCAGCCGGTCGCAACCGGCCGTCGAGAACAGACGTGCGAGCGAAACCGCGACAGAAGCGGAGCCGCCTCCGGACCCATCGGAAGACGGACCCGAGGACCGAGCAACGGACAGGCCGTGGCAGACCGGGCCGTGGCCTCAAGGCAGAGACGTCTTGACGCACGTGGTCGAAGGCTTCGTCATACAGGAAGGACTGCAACCCTTTCCt GCGGCGCCATCGCCGCCGGCGCAGGAAGTGAACGGGAGTAAGACGGCCGTGACGGCGACAGAGGAGGCGACGGAACATTCTGAACATTCTACAGACTCGCAAGACGAGGACGGCAAAGACGCGCAACAACATGGGACAC GAGCTTCCCATTGCGAGCGCACCGTCCTGCACTGCCAGTTCTGCGGCAAGAGAGGCCACGCCCACAACTTCATGCGCTCCAAACGCTTCTGCTCAACTTCCTGCGCTCGCGG GTTCAACGTACGCCTGACCAAGCGGCTGCGGGCGCTGAGCGCCGGTAGCCGTGGTGACAGGCCGACACGGCCGGTTCTCAACAGGGCGCAATCTGTGCCGGGCAAACCGCTCCTGCTCAGACTG CCTCGTGATCTCTGGAGCGCTGGACGTAGAGAGAAGGACGCCAAAGAGGACAAGAAAGTTGTGGTGGCGACGGAGGAGGAGCATcgccaagaagacgaggaagaggaagaggaggacatGGAGGCAGCAggcgaggaggaagagcaggaAGACGAAGGGGAGGAGGAACCAGCGGCCGCCGTGTCGACCAGGATGGAGAGTCCGGCGTCAGAGAGAGTGAGGATGTCGCCGGCGGCGACCCCAACCACGCCCACGAGCACCTTTAAGCCCGAACCCTCGCAGTGGACTGTCGAGGACGTCACAGCCTTCATACACACGCTGCCAG GCTGTGGCGAGGTTTCGTCGGCTTTCCGCCTTCAGGAGATCGACGGGCAAGCGTTGCTGCTGCTGACCGAAGAACATCTGATGGGCAGCATGAACATCAAACTGGGACCCGCGCTCAAGATCTGTGCGCACATCAACGCGCTCAAGAACCTGTAA
- the si:ch211-230g15.5 gene encoding polyhomeotic-like protein 3 isoform X5 encodes MDKEAGGASQSDRGPASSSSSDSAAAGTPTPPRLTPNPMLLQDLPAPPQTPVTSSPPPPLTPAPSLSTPKMAAAARTSSPHVLVPAPPKLTTTASSALRTYARPILPCASKTTAHVSSSSVGGTTSSPSLSTTASSAKTSMVLTNGSTRSVPAPTSNTITPFHTPASPPGRQVPQPHPAGSPGSARHRTSQQALLLGKGLKGSGQEQLQSVTQRPPLPAALAAPPSLRLKPPASAPPPLSRPQTALFPPLRPRPPTAPCRHLSVPPPTLYSPVRAVPLRPKLQCVRALSPWVSAALQTQPPPTEIGVLPVTVPPLAASSSETPPSASRRLQIIALSSARPPQSVARPTLSRREALPLSQSVASPPRRKDSEAPPAGLHDVHVTEKDQRREDEDEPVKMEAKKEADLLERQQMEVTEEDHGDREQPMELQEEGAAAEVPSPVARPQALKEPPTESNITETDLPEALPVRPPEACVRAIEAPELPADGTGQEELCERVTDDRGDIINESVSAHSDNHSALSSLSSQSPPSSPWTDPASHAAAQPLNLSRSQPAVENRRASETATEAEPPPDPSEDGPEDRATDRPWQTGPWPQGRDVLTHVVEGFVIQEGLQPFPVNRSSLLLLPQAAPSPPAQEVNGSKTAVTATEEATEHSEHSTDSQDEDGKDAQQHGTRASHCERTVLHCQFCGKRGHAHNFMRSKRFCSTSCARGFNVRLTKRLRALSAGSRGDRPTRPVLNRAQSVPGKPLLLRLPRDLWSAGRREKDAKEDKKVVVATEEEHRQEDEEEEEEDMEAAGEEEEQEDEGEEEPAAAVSTRMESPASERVRMSPAATPTTPTSTFKPEPSQWTVEDVTAFIHTLPGCGEVSSAFRLQEIDGQALLLLTEEHLMGSMNIKLGPALKICAHINALKNL; translated from the exons ATGGACAAGGAGGCGGGCGGCGCGAGCCAATCAGACCGCGGAccggcctcctcttcctcctccgaTTCGGCCGCCGCCGGCACACCAACGCCACCCCGCCTCACACCCAACCCCATGCTGCTGCAGGACTTGCCGGCACCCCCGCAGACGCCCGTCACGTCCTCCCCGCCGCCACCGCTCACTCCCGCGCCATCCCTCTCCACAcccaagatggcggcggcaGCCAGGACTTCCTCCCCTCACGTCCTGGTCCCCGCCCCCCCTAAACTGACCACCACGGCGAGTTCCGCCCTTCGTACGTACGCTCGCCCCATACTGCCCTGCGCTTCCAAGACCACCGCGCACGTCTCGTCTTCTTCTGTAGGGGGCACCACTTCTTCGCCAtctttgtcaacaaccgccTCTTCAGCCAAAACATCCATGGTACTGACCAATGGGAGCACAAGGAGTGTTCCCGCGCCGACCTCCAACACCATTACGCCCTTCCACACGCCCGCTAGTCCACCTGGAAGACAG GTGCCACAGCCTCACCCGGCAGGCTCGCCCGGGTCCGCCAGGCACAGGACTTCCCAACAGGCCTTGCTCCTGGGAAAAGGTCTCAAAGGCTCCGGGCAAGAGCAG CTTCAGAGCGTGACGCAGAGGCCGCCCCTGCCCGCCGCCTTGGCTGCGCCCCCCTCCCTGCGCCTGAAGCCCCCCGCCTCGGCCCCGCCTCCACTCTCCCGCCCGCAGACGGCGCTCTTCCCTCCTCTGAGGCCACGTCCTCCAACCGCGCCCTGCCGCCACCTGTCGGTACCGCCTCCGA CGCTCTACTCGCCGGTGCGAGCCGTCCCTCTGCGCCCCAAACTGCAGTGCGTGCGAGCGCTGTCGCCGTGGGTTTCCGCCGCTCTCCAGACGCAGCCACCGCCGACTGAGATCGGCGTCCTCCCCGTGACCGTCCCGCCGCTCGCCGCTTCGTCCTCGGAGACACCGCCATCCGCATCCAGGCGCCTACAAATTATCGCTCTCTCTTCAGCCCGCCCGCCGCAGTCTGTCGCACGGCCGACTTTGAGCAGACGGGAAGCGCTTCCGCTTTCTCAAAGTGTCGCGTCGCCTCCCCGCCGGAAGGACAGCGAGGCTCCGCCGGCGGGCCTCCACGATGTCCATGTGACTGAAAAAGACCAAAGACGGGAAGATGAGGACGAACCAGTCAAGATGGAGGCGAAGAAGGAAGCTGACCTTCTGGAGAGACAGCAAATGGAGGTGACGGAAGAAGACCACGGTGACCGGGAACAGCCCATGGAGCTGCAAGAGGAAGGCGCCGCCGCTGAGGTGCCATCACCTGTCGCTCGGCCACAAGCGCTCAAAGAGCCGCCGACAGAATCAAACATCACCGAGACTGATCTTCCGGAAGCGCTTCCTGTCCGGCCTCCGGAAGCTTGCGTACGTGCCATCGAGGCGCCGGAACTTCCTGCAGACGGGACCGGCCAGGAGGAACTCTGTGAACGCGTCACTGACGACAGAGGTGACATCATCAACGAGAGCGTGTCGGCGCACTCCGACAACCACTCAG CATTGTCCAGCCTGTCATCACAGTCCCCACCCTCGTCTCCGTGGACGGATCCCGCGTCTCACGCCGCTGCCCAGCCGCTCAACCTCAGCCGGTCGCAACCGGCCGTCGAGAACAGACGTGCGAGCGAAACCGCGACAGAAGCGGAGCCGCCTCCGGACCCATCGGAAGACGGACCCGAGGACCGAGCAACGGACAGGCCGTGGCAGACCGGGCCGTGGCCTCAAGGCAGAGACGTCTTGACGCACGTGGTCGAAGGCTTCGTCATACAGGAAGGACTGCAACCCTTTCCt GTGAACCGCTCGTCGCTGCTTTTGCTTCCTCAGGCGGCGCCATCGCCGCCGGCGCAGGAAGTGAACGGGAGTAAGACGGCCGTGACGGCGACAGAGGAGGCGACGGAACATTCTGAACATTCTACAGACTCGCAAGACGAGGACGGCAAAGACGCGCAACAACATGGGACAC GAGCTTCCCATTGCGAGCGCACCGTCCTGCACTGCCAGTTCTGCGGCAAGAGAGGCCACGCCCACAACTTCATGCGCTCCAAACGCTTCTGCTCAACTTCCTGCGCTCGCGG GTTCAACGTACGCCTGACCAAGCGGCTGCGGGCGCTGAGCGCCGGTAGCCGTGGTGACAGGCCGACACGGCCGGTTCTCAACAGGGCGCAATCTGTGCCGGGCAAACCGCTCCTGCTCAGACTG CCTCGTGATCTCTGGAGCGCTGGACGTAGAGAGAAGGACGCCAAAGAGGACAAGAAAGTTGTGGTGGCGACGGAGGAGGAGCATcgccaagaagacgaggaagaggaagaggaggacatGGAGGCAGCAggcgaggaggaagagcaggaAGACGAAGGGGAGGAGGAACCAGCGGCCGCCGTGTCGACCAGGATGGAGAGTCCGGCGTCAGAGAGAGTGAGGATGTCGCCGGCGGCGACCCCAACCACGCCCACGAGCACCTTTAAGCCCGAACCCTCGCAGTGGACTGTCGAGGACGTCACAGCCTTCATACACACGCTGCCAG GCTGTGGCGAGGTTTCGTCGGCTTTCCGCCTTCAGGAGATCGACGGGCAAGCGTTGCTGCTGCTGACCGAAGAACATCTGATGGGCAGCATGAACATCAAACTGGGACCCGCGCTCAAGATCTGTGCGCACATCAACGCGCTCAAGAACCTGTAA
- the si:ch211-230g15.5 gene encoding polyhomeotic-like protein 3 isoform X4 has protein sequence MDKEAGGASQSDRGPASSSSSDSAAAGTPTPPRLTPNPMLLQDLPAPPQTPVTSSPPPPLTPAPSLSTPKMAAAARTSSPHVLVPAPPKLTTTASSALRTYARPILPCASKTTAHVSSSSVGGTTSSPSLSTTASSAKTSMVLTNGSTRSVPAPTSNTITPFHTPASPPGRQVPQPHPAGSPGSARHRTSQQALLLGKGLKGSGQEQVLLRTQMLQSVTQRPPLPAALAAPPSLRLKPPASAPPPLSRPQTALFPPLRPRPPTAPCRHLSVPPPTLYSPVRAVPLRPKLQCVRALSPWVSAALQTQPPPTEIGVLPVTVPPLAASSSETPPSASRRLQIIALSSARPPQSVARPTLSRREALPLSQSVASPPRRKDSEAPPAGLHDVHVTEKDQRREDEDEPVKMEAKKEADLLERQQMEVTEEDHGDREQPMELQEEGAAAEVPSPVARPQALKEPPTESNITETDLPEALPVRPPEACVRAIEAPELPADGTGQEELCERVTDDRGDIINESVSAHSDNHSALSSLSSQSPPSSPWTDPASHAAAQPLNLSRSQPAVENRRASETATEAEPPPDPSEDGPEDRATDRPWQTGPWPQGRDVLTHVVEGFVIQEGLQPFPVNRSSLLLLPQAAPSPPAQEVNGSKTAVTATEEATEHSEHSTDSQDEDGKDAQQHGTRASHCERTVLHCQFCGKRGHAHNFMRSKRFCSTSCARGFNVRLTKRLRALSAGSRGDRPTRPVLNRAQSVPGKPLLLRLPRDLWSAGRREKDAKEDKKVVVATEEEHRQEDEEEEEEDMEAAGEEEEQEDEGEEEPAAAVSTRMESPASERVRMSPAATPTTPTSTFKPEPSQWTVEDVTAFIHTLPGCGEVSSAFRLQEIDGQALLLLTEEHLMGSMNIKLGPALKICAHINALKNL, from the exons ATGGACAAGGAGGCGGGCGGCGCGAGCCAATCAGACCGCGGAccggcctcctcttcctcctccgaTTCGGCCGCCGCCGGCACACCAACGCCACCCCGCCTCACACCCAACCCCATGCTGCTGCAGGACTTGCCGGCACCCCCGCAGACGCCCGTCACGTCCTCCCCGCCGCCACCGCTCACTCCCGCGCCATCCCTCTCCACAcccaagatggcggcggcaGCCAGGACTTCCTCCCCTCACGTCCTGGTCCCCGCCCCCCCTAAACTGACCACCACGGCGAGTTCCGCCCTTCGTACGTACGCTCGCCCCATACTGCCCTGCGCTTCCAAGACCACCGCGCACGTCTCGTCTTCTTCTGTAGGGGGCACCACTTCTTCGCCAtctttgtcaacaaccgccTCTTCAGCCAAAACATCCATGGTACTGACCAATGGGAGCACAAGGAGTGTTCCCGCGCCGACCTCCAACACCATTACGCCCTTCCACACGCCCGCTAGTCCACCTGGAAGACAG GTGCCACAGCCTCACCCGGCAGGCTCGCCCGGGTCCGCCAGGCACAGGACTTCCCAACAGGCCTTGCTCCTGGGAAAAGGTCTCAAAGGCTCCGGGCAAGAGCAGGTGCTGCTCAGAACTCAGATG CTTCAGAGCGTGACGCAGAGGCCGCCCCTGCCCGCCGCCTTGGCTGCGCCCCCCTCCCTGCGCCTGAAGCCCCCCGCCTCGGCCCCGCCTCCACTCTCCCGCCCGCAGACGGCGCTCTTCCCTCCTCTGAGGCCACGTCCTCCAACCGCGCCCTGCCGCCACCTGTCGGTACCGCCTCCGA CGCTCTACTCGCCGGTGCGAGCCGTCCCTCTGCGCCCCAAACTGCAGTGCGTGCGAGCGCTGTCGCCGTGGGTTTCCGCCGCTCTCCAGACGCAGCCACCGCCGACTGAGATCGGCGTCCTCCCCGTGACCGTCCCGCCGCTCGCCGCTTCGTCCTCGGAGACACCGCCATCCGCATCCAGGCGCCTACAAATTATCGCTCTCTCTTCAGCCCGCCCGCCGCAGTCTGTCGCACGGCCGACTTTGAGCAGACGGGAAGCGCTTCCGCTTTCTCAAAGTGTCGCGTCGCCTCCCCGCCGGAAGGACAGCGAGGCTCCGCCGGCGGGCCTCCACGATGTCCATGTGACTGAAAAAGACCAAAGACGGGAAGATGAGGACGAACCAGTCAAGATGGAGGCGAAGAAGGAAGCTGACCTTCTGGAGAGACAGCAAATGGAGGTGACGGAAGAAGACCACGGTGACCGGGAACAGCCCATGGAGCTGCAAGAGGAAGGCGCCGCCGCTGAGGTGCCATCACCTGTCGCTCGGCCACAAGCGCTCAAAGAGCCGCCGACAGAATCAAACATCACCGAGACTGATCTTCCGGAAGCGCTTCCTGTCCGGCCTCCGGAAGCTTGCGTACGTGCCATCGAGGCGCCGGAACTTCCTGCAGACGGGACCGGCCAGGAGGAACTCTGTGAACGCGTCACTGACGACAGAGGTGACATCATCAACGAGAGCGTGTCGGCGCACTCCGACAACCACTCAG CATTGTCCAGCCTGTCATCACAGTCCCCACCCTCGTCTCCGTGGACGGATCCCGCGTCTCACGCCGCTGCCCAGCCGCTCAACCTCAGCCGGTCGCAACCGGCCGTCGAGAACAGACGTGCGAGCGAAACCGCGACAGAAGCGGAGCCGCCTCCGGACCCATCGGAAGACGGACCCGAGGACCGAGCAACGGACAGGCCGTGGCAGACCGGGCCGTGGCCTCAAGGCAGAGACGTCTTGACGCACGTGGTCGAAGGCTTCGTCATACAGGAAGGACTGCAACCCTTTCCt GTGAACCGCTCGTCGCTGCTTTTGCTTCCTCAGGCGGCGCCATCGCCGCCGGCGCAGGAAGTGAACGGGAGTAAGACGGCCGTGACGGCGACAGAGGAGGCGACGGAACATTCTGAACATTCTACAGACTCGCAAGACGAGGACGGCAAAGACGCGCAACAACATGGGACAC GAGCTTCCCATTGCGAGCGCACCGTCCTGCACTGCCAGTTCTGCGGCAAGAGAGGCCACGCCCACAACTTCATGCGCTCCAAACGCTTCTGCTCAACTTCCTGCGCTCGCGG GTTCAACGTACGCCTGACCAAGCGGCTGCGGGCGCTGAGCGCCGGTAGCCGTGGTGACAGGCCGACACGGCCGGTTCTCAACAGGGCGCAATCTGTGCCGGGCAAACCGCTCCTGCTCAGACTG CCTCGTGATCTCTGGAGCGCTGGACGTAGAGAGAAGGACGCCAAAGAGGACAAGAAAGTTGTGGTGGCGACGGAGGAGGAGCATcgccaagaagacgaggaagaggaagaggaggacatGGAGGCAGCAggcgaggaggaagagcaggaAGACGAAGGGGAGGAGGAACCAGCGGCCGCCGTGTCGACCAGGATGGAGAGTCCGGCGTCAGAGAGAGTGAGGATGTCGCCGGCGGCGACCCCAACCACGCCCACGAGCACCTTTAAGCCCGAACCCTCGCAGTGGACTGTCGAGGACGTCACAGCCTTCATACACACGCTGCCAG GCTGTGGCGAGGTTTCGTCGGCTTTCCGCCTTCAGGAGATCGACGGGCAAGCGTTGCTGCTGCTGACCGAAGAACATCTGATGGGCAGCATGAACATCAAACTGGGACCCGCGCTCAAGATCTGTGCGCACATCAACGCGCTCAAGAACCTGTAA
- the si:ch211-230g15.5 gene encoding polyhomeotic-like protein 3 isoform X3 produces MDKEAGGASQSDRGPASSSSSDSAAAGTPTPPRLTPNPMLLQDLPAPPQTPVTSSPPPPLTPAPSLSTPKMAAAARTSSPHVLVPAPPKLTTTASSALRGTTSSPSLSTTASSAKTSMVLTNGSTRSVPAPTSNTITPFHTPASPPGRQVPQPHPAGSPGSARHRTSQQALLLGKGLKGSGQEQVLLRTQMVSNAGTPSGAVGRRLTVASSCLVSVCGAQLQSVTQRPPLPAALAAPPSLRLKPPASAPPPLSRPQTALFPPLRPRPPTAPCRHLSVPPPTLYSPVRAVPLRPKLQCVRALSPWVSAALQTQPPPTEIGVLPVTVPPLAASSSETPPSASRRLQIIALSSARPPQSVARPTLSRREALPLSQSVASPPRRKDSEAPPAGLHDVHVTEKDQRREDEDEPVKMEAKKEADLLERQQMEVTEEDHGDREQPMELQEEGAAAEVPSPVARPQALKEPPTESNITETDLPEALPVRPPEACVRAIEAPELPADGTGQEELCERVTDDRGDIINESVSAHSDNHSALSSLSSQSPPSSPWTDPASHAAAQPLNLSRSQPAVENRRASETATEAEPPPDPSEDGPEDRATDRPWQTGPWPQGRDVLTHVVEGFVIQEGLQPFPVNRSSLLLLPQAAPSPPAQEVNGSKTAVTATEEATEHSEHSTDSQDEDGKDAQQHGTRASHCERTVLHCQFCGKRGHAHNFMRSKRFCSTSCARGFNVRLTKRLRALSAGSRGDRPTRPVLNRAQSVPGKPLLLRLPRDLWSAGRREKDAKEDKKVVVATEEEHRQEDEEEEEEDMEAAGEEEEQEDEGEEEPAAAVSTRMESPASERVRMSPAATPTTPTSTFKPEPSQWTVEDVTAFIHTLPGCGEVSSAFRLQEIDGQALLLLTEEHLMGSMNIKLGPALKICAHINALKNL; encoded by the exons ATGGACAAGGAGGCGGGCGGCGCGAGCCAATCAGACCGCGGAccggcctcctcttcctcctccgaTTCGGCCGCCGCCGGCACACCAACGCCACCCCGCCTCACACCCAACCCCATGCTGCTGCAGGACTTGCCGGCACCCCCGCAGACGCCCGTCACGTCCTCCCCGCCGCCACCGCTCACTCCCGCGCCATCCCTCTCCACAcccaagatggcggcggcaGCCAGGACTTCCTCCCCTCACGTCCTGGTCCCCGCCCCCCCTAAACTGACCACCACGGCGAGTTCCGCCCTTC GGGGCACCACTTCTTCGCCAtctttgtcaacaaccgccTCTTCAGCCAAAACATCCATGGTACTGACCAATGGGAGCACAAGGAGTGTTCCCGCGCCGACCTCCAACACCATTACGCCCTTCCACACGCCCGCTAGTCCACCTGGAAGACAG GTGCCACAGCCTCACCCGGCAGGCTCGCCCGGGTCCGCCAGGCACAGGACTTCCCAACAGGCCTTGCTCCTGGGAAAAGGTCTCAAAGGCTCCGGGCAAGAGCAGGTGCTGCTCAGAACTCAGATG GTGAGCAACGCGGGCACGCCGAGCGGCGCTGTCGGCCGCCGCTTGACAGTGGCCTCTTCTTGTCTCGTGTCCGTTTGTGGCGCGCAGCTTCAGAGCGTGACGCAGAGGCCGCCCCTGCCCGCCGCCTTGGCTGCGCCCCCCTCCCTGCGCCTGAAGCCCCCCGCCTCGGCCCCGCCTCCACTCTCCCGCCCGCAGACGGCGCTCTTCCCTCCTCTGAGGCCACGTCCTCCAACCGCGCCCTGCCGCCACCTGTCGGTACCGCCTCCGA CGCTCTACTCGCCGGTGCGAGCCGTCCCTCTGCGCCCCAAACTGCAGTGCGTGCGAGCGCTGTCGCCGTGGGTTTCCGCCGCTCTCCAGACGCAGCCACCGCCGACTGAGATCGGCGTCCTCCCCGTGACCGTCCCGCCGCTCGCCGCTTCGTCCTCGGAGACACCGCCATCCGCATCCAGGCGCCTACAAATTATCGCTCTCTCTTCAGCCCGCCCGCCGCAGTCTGTCGCACGGCCGACTTTGAGCAGACGGGAAGCGCTTCCGCTTTCTCAAAGTGTCGCGTCGCCTCCCCGCCGGAAGGACAGCGAGGCTCCGCCGGCGGGCCTCCACGATGTCCATGTGACTGAAAAAGACCAAAGACGGGAAGATGAGGACGAACCAGTCAAGATGGAGGCGAAGAAGGAAGCTGACCTTCTGGAGAGACAGCAAATGGAGGTGACGGAAGAAGACCACGGTGACCGGGAACAGCCCATGGAGCTGCAAGAGGAAGGCGCCGCCGCTGAGGTGCCATCACCTGTCGCTCGGCCACAAGCGCTCAAAGAGCCGCCGACAGAATCAAACATCACCGAGACTGATCTTCCGGAAGCGCTTCCTGTCCGGCCTCCGGAAGCTTGCGTACGTGCCATCGAGGCGCCGGAACTTCCTGCAGACGGGACCGGCCAGGAGGAACTCTGTGAACGCGTCACTGACGACAGAGGTGACATCATCAACGAGAGCGTGTCGGCGCACTCCGACAACCACTCAG CATTGTCCAGCCTGTCATCACAGTCCCCACCCTCGTCTCCGTGGACGGATCCCGCGTCTCACGCCGCTGCCCAGCCGCTCAACCTCAGCCGGTCGCAACCGGCCGTCGAGAACAGACGTGCGAGCGAAACCGCGACAGAAGCGGAGCCGCCTCCGGACCCATCGGAAGACGGACCCGAGGACCGAGCAACGGACAGGCCGTGGCAGACCGGGCCGTGGCCTCAAGGCAGAGACGTCTTGACGCACGTGGTCGAAGGCTTCGTCATACAGGAAGGACTGCAACCCTTTCCt GTGAACCGCTCGTCGCTGCTTTTGCTTCCTCAGGCGGCGCCATCGCCGCCGGCGCAGGAAGTGAACGGGAGTAAGACGGCCGTGACGGCGACAGAGGAGGCGACGGAACATTCTGAACATTCTACAGACTCGCAAGACGAGGACGGCAAAGACGCGCAACAACATGGGACAC GAGCTTCCCATTGCGAGCGCACCGTCCTGCACTGCCAGTTCTGCGGCAAGAGAGGCCACGCCCACAACTTCATGCGCTCCAAACGCTTCTGCTCAACTTCCTGCGCTCGCGG GTTCAACGTACGCCTGACCAAGCGGCTGCGGGCGCTGAGCGCCGGTAGCCGTGGTGACAGGCCGACACGGCCGGTTCTCAACAGGGCGCAATCTGTGCCGGGCAAACCGCTCCTGCTCAGACTG CCTCGTGATCTCTGGAGCGCTGGACGTAGAGAGAAGGACGCCAAAGAGGACAAGAAAGTTGTGGTGGCGACGGAGGAGGAGCATcgccaagaagacgaggaagaggaagaggaggacatGGAGGCAGCAggcgaggaggaagagcaggaAGACGAAGGGGAGGAGGAACCAGCGGCCGCCGTGTCGACCAGGATGGAGAGTCCGGCGTCAGAGAGAGTGAGGATGTCGCCGGCGGCGACCCCAACCACGCCCACGAGCACCTTTAAGCCCGAACCCTCGCAGTGGACTGTCGAGGACGTCACAGCCTTCATACACACGCTGCCAG GCTGTGGCGAGGTTTCGTCGGCTTTCCGCCTTCAGGAGATCGACGGGCAAGCGTTGCTGCTGCTGACCGAAGAACATCTGATGGGCAGCATGAACATCAAACTGGGACCCGCGCTCAAGATCTGTGCGCACATCAACGCGCTCAAGAACCTGTAA